The genomic DNA CGTCACCGTCCCGGTGTGCAACAACTGGGCCGACATCGGCCTGCCCGAGGTGTTCAACGACCCCGACCTGGCGTCCTTCAACGGCGCCACCACGCAGACGTCGGCCACCGATGTCACGCACCTGGTCAAGCAGGCCGTCGGGGTGTTCGCCACCAACGAGGCGGCCGCGGCGGCCTTCGCCCGGCTGAACGACCGGACGGTGGGCTGCTCGGGGCAGACCGCGGTGATGGGCTTCGGCAACGGCACCTCACAGGTGTGGAGCTTCAGCGGAGCGGGGCCGGACGGGCAGCAAGCGGCCTGGGTCAAGCAGGAGGCGGGCACCGACCGGCGTTGTTTCACCCAGACCAGGCTCCGGGAGAATGTTCTGCTGCAGGCGAAAGTCTGTCAGTCGGGCAACGGTGGTCCGGCGGTCAACGTGCTGGCCGGGGCCATCCAGAACAGCCTGGGCCAATAATTCCGGGGTTGGCCGTCGGCCGCCCGGGTAACTGTCACCACAATGTCAGCCGATGAACCCGCGAACTTTGTCGGTGACCTCACCCAAGATGGTCACATGACGTTTGTCGTCGCACCGCCCGCCACGGCAGGCGAAACACAGGCGCGTGCGTTGGTGAATTCCGCCGACGCCGCGCAGCACATCGCCGAGGGCAGCCTCACCGACGCCCCGCTGGGCCGGGTGGGCCTGGAGATCGAGGCCCATTGTTTCGACCGGGCCGACCTGCAGCGCCGGCCCGGCTGGCAGCAGATCACCGATGTCATCGCCGGGTTGCCGACCCTGCCGGGCGGCAGTGCTGTCACCGTCGAACCCGGCGGGGCCGTGGAACTGTCCGGCCCGCCGTTCGAGGGAGCACCGGCGGCCATCGCCGCCATGGCCGCTGACCGGGCCGTCCTCGACGTGGCGTTCGACGCTGCCGGGCTGGGGCTGGCTCTGCTCGGGGCGGACCCGTTGCGGCGGCCGCAACGCGTCAACCCCGGCCCTCGCTACCAGGCCATGGAGCAGTTCTTCGCTGCCAGCGGCACCGGTGAGGCCGGCGCGGCCATGATGACCTCAACGGCCTCCATCCAGGTCAATCTGGATGCCGGCCCCCGGGCCGGCTGGGGTGCGCGCGTCCGCCTGGCGCACGCGCTGGGCCCCACCATGATCGCGATCAGCGCCAACTCGCCGCTGCGCGGCGGCCAGTTCACCGGCTGGGCATCCTCGCGCCAACAGGTCTGGGGACAACTCGACTCGGCACGCTGCGGCCCGATTCTGGGCCACAGCACCGACGACCCCGCCGCCGAGTGGGCGCGCTATGCACTGAAAGCGCCGGTGATGCTGGTGCGCGACGGTGCCGAGGCGACGCCCGTCCTGGACTGGGTGCCCTTCGCCGAATGGGCCGACGGCAGCATCCCGCTCGGCGGCCGCCGCCCCACCACAGCCGACCTCGACTACCACCTGACCACCTTGTTCCCCCCGGTGCGTCCGCGCCGCTGGCTGGAGATCCGCTATCTCGACAGCCTTCCGGACACGCTGTGGCCCGCGGTCGCCCACACCATGACCACCCTGCTCGACGACCCGGTGGCCGCTGACCTGGCGGCCGAGGCGGTCGAGCCCGTGGCCACCGCCTGGGACACCGCGGCGCGGGCGGGGCTGGCCGACCGGCATCTGCGGGAGTCCGCAGTGCGGTGCCTGGAGATCGCGGCCGAGCGCGCGCCCGGGGAATTGATCGGGTCGATGCAGCTGTTGGTCGATCTGGTGGCCCAGGCCCGCAGTCCCGGGGACCAGTTTTCCGACACCGCGGTGCGCCTGGGAATCGACGCCGCCATCGCCGACCTGTGGCAGGAGCGCTGAGTGAGTACCCGAGAGTTGTTGGCCGACGGTTTGTCCCGCGCCCGTGAGCGCACCCGCGCGCTGGTGGCGTTCGAGGACGACGAGCTGCGCCGGCAGTACCACCCGCTGATGAGCCCACTGGTGTGGGATCTAGCGCACATCGGGCAGCAGGAGGAGCTGTGGCTGCTGCGCGACGGCAACCTCGAGGTGCCCGGCCTGCTGCCCCGCAACATCGAGGGGCTCTACGACGCCTTTGTGCATTCCCGCGCCAGCCGGGTGGATCTGCCGCTGCTCTCCCCGGCGGAGGCACACCGGTATCTGGAGACCGTGCGGCGCAAGGCCCTCGATGTCCTCGACGCCGCGGACGAGGACCACGAGTTCCGCTTTGCGCTGGTGATCAGCCACGAGAACCAGCACAACGAGACCATGCTGCAGGCACTGGCCATGCGCACCGGGGCGCCGCTGCTGAGCGCCGGAACAGCGCTGCCGGGCGGCAGACCCGGCGTCGCCGGAACGTCGGTCGAGGTGCCCGCCGGTGACTTCGTCCTCGGCGTCGATCCCGCCGACGAGCCGTTCTCCCTGGACAACGAGCGGCCCGCGCACACCGTGTTCGTCCCGGGTTTCCGCATCGGCCGGGTGCCCGTCACCAACCGCGAATGGCGGGCATTCCTCGACGACGGTGGCTACCGGCGGCCCGAGCTGTGGTCCACCCGGGGCTGGGACCACCGCACGAAAGCCGGCCTCGATGCGCCGATGTACTGGAACACCGACGGCACCCGCACCCGGTTCGGGCATCTCGAGACCATCCCGGACGACGAGCCCGTGCAGCACGTCACGTATTTCGAAGCGCAGGCCTACGCCCGGTGGGCGGGCGCGCGGCTGCCCACCGAGATCGAATGGGAGAAGGCCGCCGCCTGGGATCCGGCCGCCGGTCGTCGCCGCCGGTTCCCCTGGGGTGCCGCGACGCCCACCGCCGCCGTGGCCAACCTCACCGGCGAGGCGCTGCGCCCCGCCCCCGTGGGTGCCTACCCGGCCGGCGCGTCGGCCTACGGCGCCGAGCAGATGCTGGGCGATGTGTGGGAATGGACCAGCTCCCCGCTGCGGCCGTGGCCGGGGTTCACGCCGATGATCTACGACCGCTATACCGAGCCCTTCTTCGAGGGGGATTACCGCGTACTGCGCGGCGGATCGTGGGCGGTGGCCGCGGACATCCTGCGCCCCAGCTTCCGCAACTGGGACCACCCGATCCGGCGGCAGATCTTCTCCGGTGTGCGATTGGCCTGGGATCTGTAGATGTGCCGCCACCTCGGCTGGCTGGGTGAGGCCGTGTCCGTGTCCAGCCTGGTGCTCGAACCGCCCAACGGATTGCTGGTGCAGTCCTACGCCCCGCGCCGGCAGAAACACGGGACCATGAACGCCGACGGCTGGGGTGTCGGCTTCTTCGACGGCGACACCCCGCGCCGGTGGCGGGGCGCCGCGCCGCTCTGGGGAGACAGCTCGTTTGCCTCGGTGGCACCCGCGCTGGCCAGCACGTGTGTGGTGGCGGCGGTGCGCTCGGCCACTGTGGGCATGCCCATCGATGTCAGCGCGGCTGCGCCCTTCACCGACGGACGCTGGCTGCTGTCCCACAACGGTGTGGTGGACCGGTCGGTGCTGCCCGCGGACTCGGGTGCCGAGTCGGTGGTGGACAGCGCGCTGCTGGCCGCGCTGATCTTCCGGCGCGGGCTGGATCAACTGGGCCCGACCATCGCCGAAGTGGGTGCCGCCGACCCCCTGGCGCGTTTGAACATTCTGGCCGGCAACGGGTGTCGTCTCCTGGCCACCACCTGGGGTGACACCCTGTCGATGTTGCGCAGGCCCGATGGGGTGGTGGTGGCCAGTGAGCCCTACGACGATCACCCGGATTGGGAGGACATCCCCGACCACCACCTCGTCGACGTCCACGACGGCACCGTGACCGTCACCGCCCTGTAGGAAGGTCCACGATGACCAGTCACACCTCCATCACCGTCGCCAACCATCTGGCCGCCGACCACGCCGCCCGTGCTCTGCGTGAAGATGTCCGCACCGGGTTGACTGCCAGCCCGAAGTCGTTGCCGCCCAAGTGGTTCTACGACGCCGTGGGCAGCGACCTGTTCGACCGGATCACCCGGCTGCCGGAGTACTACCCCACCCGGGCCGAGGCGTCCATCCTGGCGCAGCGCGCCGCCGAGATCGCCGTCGCCAGTGGCGCCGACACCCTGGTCGAACTCGGCAGCGGCACCTCCGAGAAGACCCGCAGGCTGCTCGATGCTCTTCGTGAGCACGGCACGCTGACCCGCTTCATCCCGTTTGATGTCGACTCGTCGGTGCTGGTGGCCGCAGGTGCCGCGCTGACCGCGGAGTATCCCGGCCTGGACATCGACCCCGTGTGCGGGGACTTCGAAGAGCACCTGGGCGAGATTCCCCGCGGTGGCAGTAGGCTTTTCGCGTTTCTGGGCTCCACCATCGGCAACCTCACCCCCGGACCGCGCGCACAGTTCCTGGCATCACTGGCGGCGGTGATGAACCCCGGCGATTCCCTGCTGCTGGGCACCGACCTGGTGAAGGACACCGAGCGTCTGGTGCGCGCCTATGACGACAGCGCGGGAGTCACCGCCGCGTTCAACCGCAATGTGCTGTCGGTGGTGAACCGGGAGCTGCACGCCGACTTCGACCTGGACGCGTTCGCCCACGTGGCCAAGTGGAATGCCGGCGAGGAACGCATCGAGATGTGGCTGCGGGCCGCCACCGCCCAGCAGGTGCACATCGGCGAGCTGGACCTGCGCGTCGACTTCGCCGCGGGTGAAGAGATGTTGACCGAGGTGTCGTGCAAGTTCCGCTCCGAGGGCGTGGCCCGCGAACTTGCCGCCGCCGGGCTTACCCGCACCCACTGGTGGACCGACGCCCCCGGTGATTTCGGTCTGTCGCTGGCCGTGCGGTGACCGAGCTGGCCGGGTCGTGGCGTGCCGCCCGGCCGCAACCGGCTGGTATTCACCTGGACTCGGCGGCCTGTTCCCGCCAGAGCTTCGCGGTCATCGATGCGCTCGCTCAGCACGCGCGGCACGAGGCCGAGCTGGGGGGATACGTCGCCGCCGCGGCGGCCGAACCCGTGCTGGCCGCCGGGCGGACCGCGATCGCGGCGTTGACGGGCCGGGCGGGCGAGGACGTCGTCTTCACCACCGGGTCCACCCACGCGCTGGACCTGCTGCTGGGGTCCTGGCCTGGGCGGCGGACGCTGGCCTGTGCGCCCGGCGAGTACGGGCCCAACCTGGCGGTGATGGCCGCCAACGGATTCGAGGTGCACGCGCTGCCGGTCGACAGCCTGGGCCGGGTGATCGTGGAGCAAGCCCGGGAGATGCTGGCCGCCGACCCGCCGGCGCTGGTGCACCTGACCGGAGTCGGGAGTCACCGGGGGGTGGCCCAACCCCTGCATGAACTGGTGCACGGGTGCCGGGGGCTGGGCATCCCGGTGGTGCTGGACGCCGCGCAGGCTTTTGGCCAGATCGACTGTGCCGTGGGCGCGGACGCGGTGTACTCCTCGTCGCGCAAGTGGATGGCCGGACCCCGCGGGGTCGGGTTCCTGGCGGTCGCGCCCGAACTCGCGGGCCGGTTGATCCGCCGGCTGCCGCCCCCCGACTGGGATGTGGCGGTGGGGGTGCTGGAATCCTTCGAGCACCACGAGGCCAATGTCGCTGCCCGGCTGGGTTTCTCGCTCGCCGTTGGCGAGTACGTGGCGGCGGGTCCGGCTGCGGTGCGGGCCCGGCTCGCCGAGCTGGGGACCGCGGCGCGCATTGCGGTCGACGGGGTGGCCGGCTGGCGGGTGGTCGAACCCGTCGACGAGCCCACCGCCATCACCACGTTGGTGCCGCCGGATCATGTCGACCCGGTTGCGGTGCGGGAGTGGCTGACCGGCGAGCGCGGAATCGTCACCACTGTGGCTCTACAGGCCCGCGCGCCGTTCGAGCTGACCGGCCCGGTGCTGCGGATCTCGCCGCACGTCGATACCACCGAGGCCGATCTGGACATGTTCGTCGCCGCGCTTGCGGACGGCACGGCTGCAGCCCTCTCGGATCGCCAGGTGTGATCGCGGCCACTTCGGGGAACCCCCGTCTGCGGCGGTGACGATCAGGGGCTGAGGAGTCGGGGATGGCTAGTGCAGGGGAACCAGGGGCGGACACTGCTGCAGAGGCGGAGAAGCCCAAGAAGAAAGACCGCACGCACTGGCTCTACATCATGGTCCTGGTGGCCATCGTGGCCGGGATCATCGTCGGTCTGGCGTCGCCGGACACCGGGGCGTCGTTGGGCGTTCTCGGCACTCTGTTCGTCGCCTTGATCAAGATGATGATCAGCCCGGTCATCTTCTGCACCATCGTCTTGGGCATCGGGTCGGTGCGCAAGGCGGCCTCCGTCGGCAAGGTGGGTGGGCTGGCGCTGGGCTACTTCCTGGTGATGTCCACCTTCGCCCTGGCCATCGGCCTGTTGGTGGGCAACATCATCCATCCCGGTGACGGGCTGAACGCGACCGGTGATCCGGCTGCCGGTGCCGAGTTGGCCGCAGAGGCCGAAGGCGAAGGCGGGACCATGGAGTTCATCTCCGGGATCATCCCGACCTCACTGCTGAGCTCGCTCACCGAAGGCAATGTGCTGCAGACGTTGTTCGTGGCATTGCTGGTCGGATTTGCCGTGCAGGCCATGGGCCGCACCGGCGAGCCGCTGCTGCGCGGCATCGGGCTGTTGCAGAAGCTGGTCTTCCGCATCCTCGCCGGCATCCTGTGGCTGGCACCCATCGGTGCGTTCGGCGCCATCGCAAAAGTTGTGGGCGACACCGGTTTCCAAGCTGTTATCCAGATGGGCGTGCTGATGGGCGCCTTCTACCTGACCTGTGTGGTGTTCGTCTTCGGCGTGCTCGGGGTGCTGATCCGGCTGATCGCCGGCCAGTCGATCTTCAAGCTGGCCCGCTATTTGGCCCGGGAGTACCTGCTGATCGTCGCCACGTCGTCCTCGGAGTCGGCGCTGCCGCGTCTGATCGCCAAGATGGAACACGCCGGCGTGCAGCCCACCACCGTCGGAATTGTTGTGCCGACCGGCTATTCGTTCAATCTGGACGGCACTGCGATCTACCTGACGATGGCGTCGCTGTTCATCGCCGACGCGCTCGGCGACCCGCTGACCATCGGCGAACAGCTTTCGCTGCTGGTGTTCATGATCATCGCCTCCAAGGGTGCGGCCGGGGTCAGCGGTGCCGGACTGGCCACCCTGGCCGGCGGGCTGCAGGCCCACCGTCCCGAGCTGCTCGACGGCATCGGCCTGATTGTCGGCATCGACCGGTTCATGTCCGAAGCCCGCGCCCTGACCAACTTCTCGGGCAATGCCGTGGCCACCGTCCTGGTGGGTTCGTGGACCGACACGGTGGACAAGGACCGGCTGAGCAAGGTGCTCGACGGGGAGATCCCGTTCGACGAGCAGACGATGGTCGACGACGACTCCCACGACCGCAAGCCGGCCATGTCCGGCTCGGAGACGAGCTGAGTCAAGTGTCCCGCAACGGATTCACTGCTCGCCGGTGATCTCGAGCTGGTGGTCGGCGACAGCCTGCAGGTTGTCCAGGAACTTCGTGTACTCGGCCTCGCCGAGGAGCGCGGCGTGGCGGTGGGTGATGTCGGCGAGGATGGCCTGCGACGCCCGCAGCAGCCGGCGCCCCTTCGCAGTGGGCACCACCAGCTTGGCGCGGCGGTCTTCGGGATCAGGTTTGCGGGTGACGTAACCGAGGCGCTCCAGATCGTCGACGATGTGACCCACCACCTGCTTGAGTTGGCCACACTTGCGGGCCAGTTCGGTGGCCCGGACGCCCTCGGGAGTCAGATACGCCAGCACGGCGCCGTGGCGCGGACCGACGTTGGGGTAACCCGCCCGGTGCAGGCGGTCGAAGTGTTCGTTTTGCACCGCGAACATCACCTGCCCGGCGAGGGTGCCGAGGTCATGCCCATCTGTCACTGCCGCCTCCAATGTCACAGCATGGAGTGCACTGTATCGGGTGTCTAATTAAGCCGATACCGCACCTGCGGCCGGCCGGCCTTGCCGTACTCCGTCACCCGGGTGACCACACCGTCGTCGGCCAGCCGTTCCAGATATCGCCACGCCGTGACCCGCGAAATACCCAGCTGTGCAGCAGCTTCGGAGGCGTTCAGGCCGGTGGGTGCACCCCGGATCGCGGCGGTGACCAGGTCCAGAGTGTCCGCGGACACGCCCTTGGGGGTGGATGCCTTTTGGTCGGCGGTGCGCAGCGCATTGATGGCGCGATCGATCTCGTGCTGCCCGGCCGCGGCGCCGCCGGCACCGAGGGCCTCCCGGTATTGCTGATAGCGCTCCAGCTTGTCGCGAAAGGCCGCGAAGGTGAACGGTTTCAGCAGATAGAGCGCCACCCCGTGGGCCACCGCCGAGCGCACCACCTCGAGGTCCCGTTCCGAGGTGATGGCGATGATGTCCGGGGAGGGCCGGATACCGCTGAGTGCGGAGGCGACGTCGATACCGCTGGCATCAGGCAGCCCGATGTCCAGCAGCACCAGGTCGATCGGCGAATCGCCGGCAGCGGCGCCGGCCACGGTTCGCACCGCCGCGCTGCCGGTACCCACCACACCGTGCACCGCGAAGCCGGGCAGGCGATCGACGTAGGCCCGGTGCGCCTCCGCGATCAGTGGCTCGTCGTCGACGATGAGGACCCGGATCACGCGCGCACCGTCGGGATGGTGGCGGTGATGACCGAACCGTAGGAGTTCTGCGAGGTGATGGTGCCGCCGTGCGCGGCGATCACCTGCCACACCAGGGCAAGGCCCAGGCCGCGATCCCCGGATTTGGTGGAATGGCCCCGCATCCGGGCCTGCTCGAAGGCGTCCGGCGTCATACCCGGTCCGCTGTCGGCGACGCTGACCGTCAGCGAGTCCGACGTTCCGCGTACGGTCACCTCGACCCAGCTGGGTTCGGCCACTCTTGCGGCTTCAATCGCGTTGTCGACGAGATTGCCCACCAGCGTGACCAATTCGCCCTGGGTGAGGCCGATGTTGTCCGGATCGTCGAGCAGTGACTCCTCGGTGACCGTCAGCTCGACCCCGCTGTCGCGGGCCTGGCTGATCTTGCCCAGCAGTAGCGCCGCCAGCGCCGGCTCGGCGACGGTGGCCATCAACCGGTCGATGAGGTGCTGCGAGACGGCCAACTCGGCGGTGGCGAACGCGACGGCCTGTTCGGCGCGGCCCAACTCCACCATGGTGATGACCGTGTGCAGGCGGTTGTCCGCCTCGTGCGCGCGGGAGCGCAGTGATTCGGTGAACTGCGTCAGTGAGCTCAACTCGCCGGACACCCGCTGCAGGTCGGTGCGATCACGCAGCGTCATGACCGTGCCGACCTTGCGGTTCTCCCACTGCACCGGTTGCTGGTTGACCAGCAGCACCCGGTCGGCGGTCACGTGGGTCTCGTCGGTCAGCGTCTCGTCTCCCGAGGTGCCCAGCGAGCCCGGCAGCCCGGCGCGCGTCACCGGCCCCTCGGGAAGTGAAAGCAGCCGTCGCGCTTCGTCGTTGACCACCTCGGCGCGGCCGTCGGCGTTGAACACCAGCAGACCTTCCCCGATGGCGTGCAGCACTGCCTCCCGCTGCTCGTACAGCGCGGACAGATCGCCGAACGACAGTCCCAGCGTGCGTCGCCGCAACCGTCGCTCCAACAAGTAGGCCCCGGTCAGCGCCATCACCAGCGCGACCCCCAACGCCAACCCGATGGCCGGCAAGGTGGCCATCACGCTCTGGGAAACCTTGGTGCGGGTGACGCCCGCAGAGACCAGGCCGACGATGGTTCCGGAATCGTCGCGCACCGGCGCCACCGCCCGGATGGACGGGCCGAGGGTGCCCGGGTAGGTCTCGGTGAACGTCGTCCCGGCCAGCGCCCGGTCGATGTTGCCGGTGAACTGGCCGCCGATGCGGTTGACGTCGGTGTGGGTGAAGCGGGTGCGATCCGGTGCCATCACCACGATGAAATCCGCCCCGGTGGCCTTGCGGATGGCCTCGGTCTGCGGTTGCAGGATGGCCGTGGGATCGGGCGACTCGATGGCTTCGGCGGTGGAGCGCATCAACGCCACCGACTCGGTGATCGCGATGACCTTCTGCGTCGTCAGCTCGTCGGCGTCGCGCCGGGCGTCCAGCACGGCGACCCCGCCCGCGCCCAGGATGAGGATCAACAGCAGAGCCAACTGCCACCGGAAGAGCTCCCGGGCGACACTGCGGGACGACGAAGCCGGCGAGGTACGAGGCGGGTGAGGAGTCACGCCATCGACACTGCGGGACGACGAAGCCGGCGAGGTACGAGGCGGGTGAGGAGTCACGCCATCGACACTGCGGTCCGTTGTCATCGTGACGACCTTATTTCCTGCGAACTGAAATCAATGAACTTATTGGTGACTTGAGTCACGGCGGGGCTGACAGTGATCTGCAGCAAGTGACCCCCAACACACAGGAGTGCAGACATGGCTGACACCGCCACCGCACCTCCGCGGAAACGCGACCGTACCCATTGGCTCTACATCGGCGTCATCATCGCGGTGCTCGGCGGCATCGTCGTCGGCCTCGTCTCGCCGGACACCGGCTCCGAACTGGGCGTGCTCGGCACCATGTTCGTCAGCCTGATCAAGATGATGATCAGCCCGGTCATCTTCTGCACCATCGTCTTGGGCATCGGCTCGGTCCGCAAAGCAGCTTCCGTCGGCAAGGTCGGCGGTATGGCGCTGGGTTACTTCCTGGCGATGTCCACCGCTGCACTGGCCATCGGCCTGGTGGTCGGCAACCTGATCAGCCCCGGAACCGGGCTGAATGTCGCCGCTGACCCGGCGGCAGGCGCCGAACTGGCCGAGAAGGCCGAAGGCGCCGGCGGCACCATGGAGTTCATCTCGGGCATCATCCCGACCTCGCTGCTGAGCTCGTTGACCGAGGGCAGCGTGCTGCAGACCCTGTTCGTCGCGCTGCTGGTGGGCTTCGGCCTGCAGGCCATGGGCGAGGCCGGTGAGCCGATCCTGCGTGCAATCGGTCTGATCCAGAAGCTGGTCTTCCGCATCCTGGCGGGCATCCTGTGGCTGGCCCCGATCGGTGCCTTCGGTGCCATTGCCAAGGTGGTCGGCGACACCGGTTTCGCCGCGGTGGTGCAGCTCGGTGTGCTGATGGGTGCGTTCTACCTGACGTGCACGATCTTCGTCTTCGGTGTCCTGGGCGGACTGATGCGCATGGTGTCCGGCATCTCGATCTTCAAGCTGGTTCGGTACCTGGCCCGGGAGTACCTGCTGATCGTCGCCACGTCATCCTCGGAGTCGGCGCTGCCGCGTCTGATCGCCAAGATGGAGCACGCCGGCGTGCAGCCCACCACCGTCGGAATCGTTGTGCCGACCGGCTATTCGTTCAACCTGGACGGCACCGCGATCTACCTGACGATGGCGTCGCTGTTCATCGCCGACGCAATGGGCAACCCGCTGTCGATCCCCGAGCAGCTCAGCTTGCTGCTGTTCATGATCATCGCCTCCAAGGGTGCGGCCGGCGTCAGCGGTGCCGGGCTGGCCACCCTGGCCGGCGGCCTGCAGAGCCACCGTCCCGAGCTGCTCGACGGCATCGGCCTGATCGTCGGCATCGACCGGTTCATGTCCGAGGCGCGCGCCGTCACCAACTTCTCGGGTAACGCGGTTGCCACCATCCTGATCGGCACCTGGACCAAGACGTTGGACAAGGCCCGGATCAACGACGTGCTCGACGGCAAGGCCCCGTTCGACGAGCAGACCATGGTCGACGACCATCCGGCACCCGCCGACTCCAAGAAGGAGGCCGTCGGCGTCTGACGGCCCACGAGCAACCGAGCGCCGGTCCGAAATGGACCGGCGCTCGGTCATTTTTTCCCGGTGCCCCCGTTCTCCCGGCACACATGTGTGCCCAGCTGCGGTGCCACGGCGTGTCGCTCGGTAAATCGCACATATGTGGCCCGCACCTGCCCGATCGGGTAGGTGCGGGCCTGCCCGGTCGAGCTGAAAATCACTGCCGTGGGACGGGTTTGCACCCGTAACTGTTCCGCAGATCACAGTGCGTCGCGGACTCTGGTGGCCGACACCGGAGAGAACCGAGAGGACGCACCGAT from Mycolicibacterium tokaiense includes the following:
- a CDS encoding cation:dicarboxylate symporter family transporter, producing the protein MADTATAPPRKRDRTHWLYIGVIIAVLGGIVVGLVSPDTGSELGVLGTMFVSLIKMMISPVIFCTIVLGIGSVRKAASVGKVGGMALGYFLAMSTAALAIGLVVGNLISPGTGLNVAADPAAGAELAEKAEGAGGTMEFISGIIPTSLLSSLTEGSVLQTLFVALLVGFGLQAMGEAGEPILRAIGLIQKLVFRILAGILWLAPIGAFGAIAKVVGDTGFAAVVQLGVLMGAFYLTCTIFVFGVLGGLMRMVSGISIFKLVRYLAREYLLIVATSSSESALPRLIAKMEHAGVQPTTVGIVVPTGYSFNLDGTAIYLTMASLFIADAMGNPLSIPEQLSLLLFMIIASKGAAGVSGAGLATLAGGLQSHRPELLDGIGLIVGIDRFMSEARAVTNFSGNAVATILIGTWTKTLDKARINDVLDGKAPFDEQTMVDDHPAPADSKKEAVGV